In Nocardioides luti, the DNA window AGAGCGTCTGCATGGCGTCCTGGCTGTTGACGCCGTTGTTGACGAACTCCTGCGCGATGTCCTTGTTGGCACCGTGCGCGGCGACCATGAACGCCTGGGCGCCCATGAACGGCGCGGCGGCGTCCTTGCCGGCGAAGCCGGGCAGCGGCTGGATGGCGTACTTGAAGCCGGCGTCCTTGACGTCCGCGAGGGCCCACGGGCCTGAGACCAGGAAGGCCGCCTTGCCGCTGGTGAACAGCGCGATGGAGTTGTCGGAGCTGATCGAGGTGCGGAGCACCTTCTGCTTCGCGAGCTCGGAGATCTTGTCGGCCGCGGCAACGGAGCCGGCACCGCCGATGCCGACGTCCTTGGCGTCGTACCCGGTGGCCGGGTCGTACTTGAAGATGTAGCCGCCCATCGAGGTCAGGATCGGCTCCATGTGGTAGGCGTCGCCGAGGTCACCGACGGGCAGGTTGAGCGCGGACTCGGCCTTGCCTGCGGACACGGCCTTCTCACCCTCGGAGATCGCGTCGTCGAGGGTCTTCGGCTCGTCCGGGACGATGTCGGTGTTGCGGTAGAGCGCGAGCGACTCGACGCCGTACGGCACGCCGTAGAGCTTGGAGTCGTACGTCGTGGCCTGGACGGCCTTCGGGTTGTAGCCGGAGAGCTCGTCGGGCGAGAGGTTCAGCGGGTCGATGGCGCCGTTCTGGACCAGGTTGCCGATCCAGTCGTGCGCGCCGACGACGACGTCCGGGCCGTTGCCGGCCGCGTCGGCGGTGACGAAGGCGCCCTGGAGGTCCTCCGAGATGGCCTGGACGTCGACGGTGATGCCGTTGGCCGCGGCGAAGTCGTCGGCGACCTTCTTGACGCCCTTGAGCTTGAGCGAGTCGGTCCAGATGACCAGGTCGGCGTTGCTGTCGCCGCCGCCGGCGTCGGCCGACGAGCTGGCGTCCTTCGAGCCGGACGAGGACGGGGTGTCCGACCCGCCGCCGCCGCCGCAGGCGGTGGCCAGGGCCATCACCATCACGACGGGTCCGAGTGTGCGGGCGAGTCTGCGCATGTGCTGCTCCTACGAATGGCGGGGGTGGCGCTGAACGGTTAATGTGACGCGCGCCATACCGTAGACCGTTCCTTGCACTTTGGAAAGCCCGCTGCAAGAACTTGCGTAATCTCTGCAAGAATTTTCACAACGTCCCGGGAAGGGGTGACCAGGATGCCTTCCATGAAGGCCCGACTCAGCGACATCGCCGAGCGTGCCGGCGTCAGCACGAGCACGGTCAGCCGCGTCCTCAACAACCGCCCCGGTGTCAGCCACCAGATCCGCACGCAGGTTCTCACCGCGGTCGACGTGCTCGGCTACGACCGCCCCTCGCAGCTGCGCCGCCGCTCGACCAGCCTGGTCGGCCTGGTGCTGCCGGAGCTCACGAACCCCTTCTTCCCGCGCCTGGCGCGGGAGATCGAGGTCATCCTGGCCCGGGCCGGGATCGCCCCCGTCCTGTGCAGCCAGACCCCCGACGGCGTGCACGAGGACGCCTACGTCGAGACCCTGCTGGCCCACCAGGTCTCCGGGATCATCTTCGTCTCCGGCGTGCACGCGCTCGTCGGCAGCGACCCCCGGCGCTACAAGCGCCTCATCGAGCTGGGGATGCCGATCGTGATGGTCAACGGCGCCCTGCCGGGCGTGGACGCGCCGTTCGTCTCCATCGACGACGTCGTCAGCATCGACGTGGCGATGACCCACCTCGAGCAGATGGGCCACCGGCGGATCGGCCTGGCCCTGGGCCAGGACTTCTACTCCCCCGTGGTCCGGCGCCGAGCCGCCTTCGAGACCTGGACGAGCGAGCGGCTCGACCTGCGGCCGGGCGAGCAGCCCGGCGACCTCGTCGCGTGCACGACGTACACCGTCGACGGCGGCGCCCTCGCGGCACGCCGTCTCCTCGAGCGGGACGTGACGGCGATCGTCTGCGGCAGCGACATGATGGCGCTCGGCGCGATCCGCGAGGCACGACGGCAGGGCCTGCGCGTGCCGCAGGACGTCTCGGTCATCGGCAGCGACGACAGCCCGATGGTGCCGTACGTCGACCCGCCGCTCACCACCGTCCGCCAGCCCGCCGAGGCCCTCGCCGCCCAGGCGTGCGGCGAGCTGCTGGCCCAGATCGAGGGCCGCGAGCCCAACGCCGGCGAGATGTTCTGCCCGCCCGAGCTCGTGGTGCGGGCCTCGACCGCGCGCCCGCCCGCCTGAGGCCCCGCCACTCCCCCTGCCCGCGCTCCCTCCCATCCGCACCCCTCCCCCCTGACCGAGAGGCGACCCGTGCAGCACCCCGACTGGACCCGCACCGCGGCGATCTACCAGCTCAACCAGCGTCAGCTCACCCCCGAGGGCACCTTCCGGGCCGCCCAGGAGCACCTCGAGCGCATCCGCGACCTGGGCGCGAGCATCGTCTGGCTGATGCCGGTCCACCCGATCGGCGAGGTCAACCGCAAGGGCACCCTGGGCAGCCCGTACGCCATCAGCGACCACCGGGCGGTCAACCCGGAGTTCGGCACCACCGAGGACCTGCGCGCCTTCGTCGCCGCGGCCCACGAGCTCGGTCTCAAGGTGATCCTCGACTGGGTCGCGAACCACACCGCGTGGGACCACGTGCTGGTCGAGGAGCACCCGGAGTTCTACAAGCGCGACCGCAACGGCCGCTTCCGGCCCACGCCCTGGTGGGACTGGGACGACATCATCGACCTCGACTACGCCGTGCCCGGCGTGCACGAGTACATGGCCGACGCGATGGAGCACTGGGTCCGCGAGTGCGACGTCGACGGCTTCCGCTGCGACGTCGCCGGCTTCGTCCCGATGGACTTCTGGCGGGCCGTCCGGGCCCGGCTGGACGCGATCAAGCCGGTCTTCATGCTCGCCGAGTGGGAGGAGCGCGACCTGCACGACGGCGCCTTCGACGCGTCGTACGCCTGGGCCTGGAACGAGACCCTGCACCGCGTCGCCTCCGGGAGCGCGGCGCCGGAGGCGCTGGTCGTCCACTACGCCCAGCACCAGGGCTCCTGGCCGCAGGACGCGATGCGGATGACGTTCGTGTCCAACCACGACCACAACCACGCCGACGGCACGGAGTACGACCGCTTCGGTGACGCCCTGCCCGCCGCGATCGTGCTGTCCGTGGTCGGCGAGGGCATCCCGCTGATCTACACCGGCCAGGAGCTCGGGAACCGCAAGCGGCTGGCGTTCTTCGACAAGGACCTGGTCGAGGAGGGCGACCCCCACCAGGCGCAGCTCTACGGCACGCTGCTCGGGCTCAAGCGCGAGCACCCGTCGCTGTGGAACGCCCCCTGGGGCGCCCCGATGACCCGGGTGCCCACCTCGGAGCCCGAGCGGGTGCTCGCGTTCACCCGCGACAGCGGGGGCGACGCTGGTGCTGGGACCGATGGTGCGGACCGCAGCGTCCTCGCGCTGGTCAACCTGTCGCCGGAGTCGGCGACGGTGGTGCTGGGCGACGGCCCGCAGGCCGGGGAGTACGCCGACCTGTTCACCGGCGAGACCGTCCGCCCCGACGACGGCTGGTCGACCGACCTGCCGGCGTGGGGGTTCCGGGTGCTGCGCCGCTGACACGTCTCGGGGCGCATTCAACGCGCCCCGGGACGCGACAAGGGCCCGCAGCCAGGAGGCTGCGGGCCCTTCTCGGGTGGTGGAGCTGAGGGGATTCGAACCCCTGACCTTCTCATTGCGAACGAGACGCGCTACCAACTGCGCCACAGCCCCAGGTGCGTCCGAGGACGCGGTGCGAAACGTTAGCACCCGATCCCGGGGCGTTCCCAATCGACTCCCGGAGGCGGGCCGGCAGCCCGGTCAGCGCAGCAGCAGGGGCTCGATCTCCTCGAGCGCCTGGCGGGCGTAGCCCTTCCACAGCCGGGCGAAGAGCGGCATCGCCAGGTCCGCCAGGTCGGACGTGGGCTCGAGGTCCCACGACCAGGTGATCCGGACACCGGTGCCGGCCGGGGCGAAGGCCCACCGGCCCTCCAGCGAGCGCACCAGCAGCTTCATCGGGCCGGTGACGTCGCTGATCGTGTAGCCGAAGTGGTCGGCCCGCTCGACGCTGGTGAGCGTCTCGCGCATGGTCCCGCCGTCGGCCAGCACGATCGTGCGGGTCTGCCCCACGGTGCCCCAGCTGCCCTCCTGGTCCCGGACCTCCCGGATCGCCGGCAGCGCGGCGTACCGACGGTGGAAGATCTCCGGCAGCGGCGCCGGCAGCACCGTGTCGAAGGCCTGCTCGACGGAGGCCGGGAACGCGCGGGACTGCTCGAGGTGCAGCGTGGTCGTCATGGGGTGACCCTACGCCGGGTGGTGGGGGTGTCGGGATCCCCGGATATCCGGGGAAGTTGTCACTTCCCGGGGGAAATTTCACCCGGGAAGTGCGAGTTTCCCCGGATATCCGGGGAAACCGACAGCCCCGTCAGGACCCGACAGCGCGGTGGTCGTCGCCCTCGGCCTTGCGGGTGCGGGCGGCCTTGTCGGCGGCGTGCGCCTCGCGGGCGATCTGGGCGTCGCCCTCGGTGCGGCCCGAGGTCCAGACGCCGGAGTCGTCGAGCGCGATCGTGCGGACGGTGCGGCGCGCGGCGGCGGGCTTGGTGACGTACGTCGGGAGCGTGACCGGCACCGGGTCCCACAGCGTGGGGTCCAGCGCGGTGGCGGGGATCGCGACCATCGAGGAGGTGTCCTCCATCGCGTCGACGTCCGCGGCCGGGGCGGCCGGGGCCGCTGCGGCGGTCGCGAGGTCGTCGACCACGACCTCGTCGTCCTCGACGGACTCGACCGACTCGACGGGCAGCGAGCGGCGGGCGGGCAGCCAGGCGGAGCGCTCGCGGCGCACCATCAGGCGGCAGGCGACGAGCCAGGCGACCAGGAGGCCGCCGGGGATCGCGGTCCAGGCCCAGCCGATGACGCCGAAGGCGGCGACCGCCACGGTGGCGACGATGCCGAGCAGGATCGTGGCGAGCACGTTGCGGCGCTTGCGGGCGGCCCGGTTGGCGGCCTCGCGGCGACCGCGGCCGTCGCGGACGGGAGCCGGGGCGGTGGCGCGCGCCGGGGCGGCGACCCGGGCGACCGGCTCGGTCGGGGTCGACGCCTTGGCCGTCACGACCGGGGCGGAGGAGACCCGGGCGGGGGTCACGACGAGGCGGGCGTTGCGGCGGTTGACGGGCTCGCGGCGCGCGAGCACGCGCATCGTGTGGGAGAAGCGGTCGACGGAGCGGCTCCGCACCACGTCGTCATGGTGCTTGAGCGCCTTGGGCACGAGGTAGACGGCCCAGGCCACGGCAAGGGCGACGAAGATGAATGCGCTCAGGTCCACGCTCCAGAGGTTAGGTTCGCTGACCGAGGTCCACGCGGATGTCAAGAGGTGTGTCGCAAAATGACTCGTGTGACGGGTGTGATTTCCCGAGGCTCAGGACGTCATACGCAAGGAGCAACCCCCTCCACCGTCCGTATGACGTCCCGCGGAGGCCCGGCGGCAGGACCCGCTCAGCCGTCGAGCCGCTTGAGCATCCCGGTCGGGCACTCCTCCACGGTGACGGCATAGATGCGGTGGTCGCGCCAGGCGCCGTCGATGTGGAGGAACTTCGGGGCGTAGCCGACCTCGCGCAGGTCGAGCTTCTCGACGACGCGCAGCGAGTTGGAGTTCTCCGGGCGGATGGCGACCTCGATGCGGTGCAGCCCGGCGGTGAAGAAACAGTGGTCGATGACGAGGGCGACCGCGCGGGGCATCACGCCGCGACCGGCGTACTGCTGGTCCAGCCAGTAGCCCACCGAGGCGAACTGCGCGGAGCCGCGGACCACGTTGTTGACCGTCACCTGGCCGGCGAAGGAGCCGTCCACCTCGACGGCGAACGGCATGGTCTCGCCGCGCCGGGCCTGCTTGTTCAGCCGCCAGACCAGCGAGCGGAACGACGTGGGGCGGGCGTCCGCGCCGGGCGGTACGGTCGCGTCCCACGGGCGCAGCCAGGCCGCGTTGCGCTGACGGGCCGCGCGCCAGTCGCCCTGGTCGCGGTAGGTCAGCGGGCGCAGCGTGACGTCACCCGACGACAGCCAGACCGGCCAGCCGCTCAATGGTCGCTCCCGACGACCTGCTCGACCGCGTGCACGAGGATCGGGCGGAGCACGGCCAGGCCGTCCTTGACGCCACCCCGGGAGCCGGGCAGGTTCACGACCAGGCAGGTGCCGACGACGCCGGCCAGGCCGCGGGACAGCACGGCGCTGGGCACGCCGTTCGCGACGCCGTACGCGCGGATCGCCTCGGCGATGCCCGGGACCTCGCGGTCCAGCAGCGGCCGGGTCACCTCGGGGGTCAGGTCGGTCGGTGTCAGGCCGGTGCCGCCGGTGGTCAGCACGACCCGCGCTCCCCCGGCCGCCGCGGCGGCGATCGCGGCGCCGACGGGCTCGCCGTCGGGGACCACGACCGGCTCGTCGACGGTGAAGTCCAGCTCGCGCAGGAAGGCGACGATCAGCGGACCGGTCTCGTCGGCGTACACGCCGGCGGCCGCACGGTTCGAGGCCACCACGACCTCGGCGCGCAGGCTCACCGCCGGCTCACCCGGACGAAGTCACCGGACTTCCCGCCGGTCTTGGTCTCCACCTGGATGTCGGTGATCACCGCGGCCTTGTCGACGGCCTTGACCATGTCGACGACCGTGAGCGCGGCGACCGACACCGCGGTGAGCGCCTCCATCTCGACGCCGGTGCGGTCGGTGGTCCGGACGATCGCGCGGATCTCCACGGCCAGGTCCGTCACCACGAGGTCGACGCTGACCGCCGAGAGCGCCAGCGGGTGGCACAGCGGGATCAGCGACGGGGTCTGCTTGGCCCCCATGATCCCGGCGAGCCGCGCCACGGCCAGGGTGTCGCCCTTCGGGACGCCGGCCCCACGCAGCAGCTCGATCACCTCCGAGGAGACCAGCACGCGGCCCGAGGCCGTCGCCGTCCGCGCCGTGACGTCCTTGGCCGACACGTCGACCATCCGGGCGGCACCCGACGCGTCGACGTGGGTGAGTCGTCCCTCAGCCATCCACGCTCTCCTTCATCTCAGAACTCGTCGTCGAGGCACAGCACCTGGACGTGCTCGCCGGCCGCCACCGAGGTGACGTCCTCGGGCACCACGATCAACGCGTTCGACGACGCGAGGTCACCGATCAGGTGCGAGCCGTGCCCGCCGACGGGCGCGACGTACGGACCGCCACCGTCGCGGGCGTACTCGCCGCGCACGAACTGGCGGCGCCCGGCCGGCGACTGCACGGTGTGCGTGAGGCGGGCGCGCACGGTCGGGCGGGAGTACGGCGCCTTGCCCATCAGCTTGCGGATGGCAGGGAGCACGAACGTCTCGAAGGAGACGTACGACGACACGGGGTTGCCCGGGAGCGTG includes these proteins:
- a CDS encoding alpha-amylase family glycosyl hydrolase, which translates into the protein MQHPDWTRTAAIYQLNQRQLTPEGTFRAAQEHLERIRDLGASIVWLMPVHPIGEVNRKGTLGSPYAISDHRAVNPEFGTTEDLRAFVAAAHELGLKVILDWVANHTAWDHVLVEEHPEFYKRDRNGRFRPTPWWDWDDIIDLDYAVPGVHEYMADAMEHWVRECDVDGFRCDVAGFVPMDFWRAVRARLDAIKPVFMLAEWEERDLHDGAFDASYAWAWNETLHRVASGSAAPEALVVHYAQHQGSWPQDAMRMTFVSNHDHNHADGTEYDRFGDALPAAIVLSVVGEGIPLIYTGQELGNRKRLAFFDKDLVEEGDPHQAQLYGTLLGLKREHPSLWNAPWGAPMTRVPTSEPERVLAFTRDSGGDAGAGTDGADRSVLALVNLSPESATVVLGDGPQAGEYADLFTGETVRPDDGWSTDLPAWGFRVLRR
- a CDS encoding LacI family DNA-binding transcriptional regulator; the protein is MKARLSDIAERAGVSTSTVSRVLNNRPGVSHQIRTQVLTAVDVLGYDRPSQLRRRSTSLVGLVLPELTNPFFPRLAREIEVILARAGIAPVLCSQTPDGVHEDAYVETLLAHQVSGIIFVSGVHALVGSDPRRYKRLIELGMPIVMVNGALPGVDAPFVSIDDVVSIDVAMTHLEQMGHRRIGLALGQDFYSPVVRRRAAFETWTSERLDLRPGEQPGDLVACTTYTVDGGALAARRLLERDVTAIVCGSDMMALGAIREARRQGLRVPQDVSVIGSDDSPMVPYVDPPLTTVRQPAEALAAQACGELLAQIEGREPNAGEMFCPPELVVRASTARPPA
- a CDS encoding GNAT family N-acetyltransferase; this translates as MSGWPVWLSSGDVTLRPLTYRDQGDWRAARQRNAAWLRPWDATVPPGADARPTSFRSLVWRLNKQARRGETMPFAVEVDGSFAGQVTVNNVVRGSAQFASVGYWLDQQYAGRGVMPRAVALVIDHCFFTAGLHRIEVAIRPENSNSLRVVEKLDLREVGYAPKFLHIDGAWRDHRIYAVTVEECPTGMLKRLDG
- a CDS encoding divisome protein SepX/GlpR; this encodes MDLSAFIFVALAVAWAVYLVPKALKHHDDVVRSRSVDRFSHTMRVLARREPVNRRNARLVVTPARVSSAPVVTAKASTPTEPVARVAAPARATAPAPVRDGRGRREAANRAARKRRNVLATILLGIVATVAVAAFGVIGWAWTAIPGGLLVAWLVACRLMVRRERSAWLPARRSLPVESVESVEDDEVVVDDLATAAAAPAAPAADVDAMEDTSSMVAIPATALDPTLWDPVPVTLPTYVTKPAAARRTVRTIALDDSGVWTSGRTEGDAQIAREAHAADKAARTRKAEGDDHRAVGS
- a CDS encoding molybdenum cofactor synthesis domain-containing protein is translated as MSLRAEVVVASNRAAAGVYADETGPLIVAFLRELDFTVDEPVVVPDGEPVGAAIAAAAAGGARVVLTTGGTGLTPTDLTPEVTRPLLDREVPGIAEAIRAYGVANGVPSAVLSRGLAGVVGTCLVVNLPGSRGGVKDGLAVLRPILVHAVEQVVGSDH
- a CDS encoding SRPBCC family protein, with product MTTTLHLEQSRAFPASVEQAFDTVLPAPLPEIFHRRYAALPAIREVRDQEGSWGTVGQTRTIVLADGGTMRETLTSVERADHFGYTISDVTGPMKLLVRSLEGRWAFAPAGTGVRITWSWDLEPTSDLADLAMPLFARLWKGYARQALEEIEPLLLR
- the moaC gene encoding cyclic pyranopterin monophosphate synthase MoaC; protein product: MAEGRLTHVDASGAARMVDVSAKDVTARTATASGRVLVSSEVIELLRGAGVPKGDTLAVARLAGIMGAKQTPSLIPLCHPLALSAVSVDLVVTDLAVEIRAIVRTTDRTGVEMEALTAVSVAALTVVDMVKAVDKAAVITDIQVETKTGGKSGDFVRVSRR
- a CDS encoding sugar ABC transporter substrate-binding protein, with the translated sequence MRRLARTLGPVVMVMALATACGGGGGSDTPSSSGSKDASSSADAGGGDSNADLVIWTDSLKLKGVKKVADDFAAANGITVDVQAISEDLQGAFVTADAAGNGPDVVVGAHDWIGNLVQNGAIDPLNLSPDELSGYNPKAVQATTYDSKLYGVPYGVESLALYRNTDIVPDEPKTLDDAISEGEKAVSAGKAESALNLPVGDLGDAYHMEPILTSMGGYIFKYDPATGYDAKDVGIGGAGSVAAADKISELAKQKVLRTSISSDNSIALFTSGKAAFLVSGPWALADVKDAGFKYAIQPLPGFAGKDAAAPFMGAQAFMVAAHGANKDIAQEFVNNGVNSQDAMQTLYDETQLPPAMTAVADGLTDPDAKVFTDAAADAAPMPALPAMASVWEPLGKAYAAIVAGKDPASTIKAAGDTIRKAIADAG